A single region of the Glycine max cultivar Williams 82 chromosome 20, Glycine_max_v4.0, whole genome shotgun sequence genome encodes:
- the CRK65 gene encoding cysteine-rich receptor-like protein kinase 26 — translation MAGVSFGLLSFILCLFIIITSQANGQGTIAFELSVQECDNTRGNYTINSTYHTNLNTLLSSFSSHAEINYGFYNLSYGQGTDKVYAIGLCTGDQNQVDCIGCLNVAIGDLTQLCPNQKEAIHCRGECLLRYSNRPIFGTVQNKPIRILPLTKNVTGSVDLFNAVVESWMTNLTRKAASGDSRRKYATGFTFAPNIQTINGQTQCTPDLSSEECTKCLMESMVRITQCCSGNAGGNVLKPSCRFRFDPLTYYGPTQTLDPDSPPPAMAPPPSPSTNKTSSSQSQASAGKSKTARTITAITVPVASVVLALGLFCIFLAVRKPTKKSEIKREEDSHEDEITIDESLQFNFDTIRVATNEFDDSNKLGEGGFGAVYSGRLSNGQVIAVKRLSRDSRQGDMEFKNEVLLMAKLQHRNLVRLLGFCLEGRERLLVYEYVPNKSLDCFIFDPIKKTQLNWQRRYKIIEGIARGILYLHEDSRLRIIHRDLKASNILLDEEMHPKISDFGIARLVQVDQTQAYTNKIVGTYGYMAPEYAIYGQFSAKSDVFSFGVLVLEIVSGQKNTGIRRGENVEDLLNLAWRNWKNGTATNIVDPSLNDGSQNEIMRCIHIALLCVQENVAKRPTMASIELMFNGNSLTLPVPSEPAFGVDSKSTNKSIEYSVDDSSITEPYPR, via the exons ATGGCTGGTGTTTCTTTTGGGCTCCTTTCCTTTATTTTATGTCTCTTTATCATAATTACATCACAAGCCAATGGGCAAGGCACAATTGCTTTTGAGCTCAGTGTCCAGGAATGTGATAATACCAGAGGCAACTACACAATAAACAGCACCTACCACACCAACCTCAACACCCTCTTATCCAGTTTCTCTTCCCACGCAGAAATCAACTACGGTTTCTACAATCTCTCATATGGTCAAGGCACAGACAAAGTATACGCCATTGGGCTCTGTACAGGTGATCAAAACCAGGTTGACTGCATCGGATGCCTCAACGTTGCCATAGGCGATCTCACACAGCTTTGTCCAAACCAGAAAGAGGCTATTCACTGCAGAGGAGAGTGCTTGCTACGCTACTCTAACCGCCCCATATTTGGCACCGTGCAAAATAAACCAATTCGTATACTCCCCTTGACAAAAAACGTAACGGGTTCGGTGGATCTGTTCAACGCAGTGGTCGAGAGCTGGATGACGAATTTAACTCGCAAAGCTGCATCGGGTGACTCTCGTCGTAAATATGCTACGGGCTTTACCTTTGCTCCGAATATTCAAACCATAAATGGTCAAACGCAGTGCACGCCTGATTTGTCATCGGAAGAATGCACTAAGTGCTTGATGGAATCTATGGTAAGGATCACACAATGTTGTAGTGGAAATGCTGGAGGCAATGTTTTAAAACCCAGTTGTAGATTTAGATTTGACCCCCTCACTTACTACGGACCAACACAGACATTAGACCCAGATTCACCGCCACCGGCGATGGCCCCGCCACCATCACCGTCTACCAACAAAACTTCTTCTTCACAATCACAAG CAAGTGCAGGAAAGAGCAAGACAGCACGAACTATCACTGCCATAACAGTCCCAGTTGCTAGTGTTGTTTTAGCGCTTGGTCTTTTCTGCATTTTTCTAGCAGTgagaaagccaacaaaaaaaagcGAAA TTAAAAGAGAAGAAGATAGTCATGAAGATGAAATTACCATTGATGAGTCATTGCAATTCAATTTTGACACCATTCGAGTTGCTACAAATGAATTCGATGATTCTAATAAACTTGGAGAAGGCGGGTTTGGAGCGGTTTACAGC GGCCGGCTTTCCAATGGACAAGTAATTGCTGTCAAAAGGTTGTCAAGGGATTCTAGGCAGGGAGATATGGAATTCAAGAATGAAGTGCTTTTAATGGCCAAGCTTCAACACCGAAATTTAGTTAGGCTACTTGGTTTCTGTTTGGAAGGAAGAGAAAGGTTGCTTGTCTATGAATATGTTCCTAATAAAAGCCTTGATTGCTTCATATTTG ATCCAATAAAGAAAACACAATTGAATTGGCAAAGGCGGTACAAAATCATTGAAGGTATTGCTCGAGGCATTCTCTACCTCCACGAGGATTCTCGATTACGAATTATACATAGAGACCTCAAAGCAAGTAACATTCTCTTGGACGAAGAGATGCATCCTAAGATATCAGATTTTGGGATCGCAAGATTGGTTCAGGTGGATCAGACACAAgcatatacaaataaaattgttgGAACCTA TGGATATATGGCACCTGAGTATGCAATATATGGTCAGTTTTCAGCAAAATCAgatgtttttagttttggtgTATTGGTTCTTGAGATTGTAAGTGGCCAAAAAAACACTGGTATTCGTCGTGGGGAGAACGTGGAGGATCTATTGAATTTG GCATGGCGAAACTGGAAGAATGGAACAGCTACAAATATTGTAGACCCCTCATTAAACGACGGTTCTCAAAATGAAATAATGAGATGCATTCACATTGCATTATTATGTGTTCAAGAAAATGTGGCTAAGAGACCAACCATGGCTTCTATTGAACTCATGTTTAATGGCAATTCTCTCACTCTCCCGGTGCCTTCAGAACCTGCGTTTGGTGTGGATAGTAAATCCACAAATAAATCAATTGAATATTCAGTAGATGATTCTTCAATTACAGAGCCATATCCTCGCTAG